A window of Amycolatopsis australiensis contains these coding sequences:
- a CDS encoding GNAT family N-acetyltransferase: protein MSDAAVRPADLSDAAEIARIQRDTWHAAYADLLGKNALAELDAADLVGTWSETIDHPASQVYVATEGESTVGFCVAGRAPEGEVAAADGSLPADADRTGLIATLLVEPRWGRRGHAGRLLATAAAGLRAAGAARGITWVAQGDHASLAFYRRAGWNPDGTVRTLDTGDRMVREVRLTGTLDFTLA from the coding sequence ATGAGCGACGCCGCCGTCCGTCCCGCCGACCTCTCCGACGCCGCGGAGATCGCCCGTATCCAGCGCGACACCTGGCACGCCGCCTACGCGGACCTCCTCGGCAAGAACGCGCTGGCCGAGCTGGACGCCGCCGACCTCGTCGGCACCTGGAGCGAGACCATCGACCACCCGGCCAGCCAGGTCTACGTCGCCACCGAAGGCGAGTCCACCGTCGGCTTCTGCGTCGCGGGCCGGGCCCCCGAAGGCGAGGTCGCCGCGGCCGACGGGAGCCTGCCGGCGGACGCGGACCGCACCGGCCTGATCGCCACCCTGCTCGTCGAGCCGCGGTGGGGACGGCGCGGGCACGCCGGACGGCTACTCGCGACGGCCGCCGCGGGCCTGCGGGCCGCCGGTGCCGCCCGCGGCATCACCTGGGTCGCCCAGGGCGACCACGCCTCCCTCGCCTTCTACCGCCGCGCCGGCTGGAACCCCGACGGCACCGTCCGCACGCTCGACACCGGGGACCGCATGGTCCGCGAAGTCCGCCTCACCGGCACCCTCGACTTCACGCTCGCCTGA
- a CDS encoding DUF4097 family beta strand repeat-containing protein, translating to MSEEQTAPNDELVRIDEFETDVPLELDVGVTIGRVEVVLEGDSGARVELRHDRGEQQPWVAGVNSLLSWVGERFGDQLGVDPSGTSPAEAVRQARIEKLGNRLVVQAPKAWQLRNVALAVTVRAPAGSHVDVRAGAADVTVTGSAGRVDLLTGSGQVKLDRADGPATIRTGSGGIKLGPTLGGLQLRSGSGSVEASSIAGSATLATGTSDVWLGAVSGEVMARTGSGDVSVADAASGTLDLITGSGDVRIGIRGGTTAEIDLTSSGGRVSSELDVADTAPEGGVQLKVRARTGSGNAVVTRAAG from the coding sequence ATGAGCGAAGAACAGACGGCACCGAACGACGAGCTGGTGCGGATCGACGAGTTCGAGACGGACGTCCCGCTGGAGCTCGACGTCGGCGTGACGATCGGCCGTGTCGAGGTCGTGCTGGAAGGCGACTCCGGCGCCCGCGTCGAGCTGCGGCACGACCGGGGCGAGCAGCAGCCGTGGGTGGCGGGGGTCAACAGCCTGCTCTCCTGGGTCGGGGAGCGCTTCGGCGACCAGCTCGGCGTCGACCCGTCGGGGACCTCCCCGGCCGAGGCGGTGCGGCAGGCCCGGATCGAGAAGCTCGGCAACCGGCTCGTCGTGCAGGCACCGAAGGCGTGGCAGCTGCGCAACGTCGCCCTGGCGGTGACCGTGCGCGCCCCGGCGGGTTCGCACGTGGACGTGCGGGCCGGCGCGGCCGACGTCACCGTGACCGGCTCGGCCGGGCGCGTCGACCTGCTGACCGGCTCCGGCCAGGTCAAGCTGGACCGCGCCGACGGGCCGGCGACGATCCGCACCGGCAGCGGCGGCATCAAGCTCGGGCCCACGCTGGGCGGGCTGCAGCTGCGCAGCGGCAGCGGCAGCGTCGAGGCGTCGTCGATCGCCGGCTCGGCGACGCTGGCCACGGGCACCAGCGACGTGTGGCTGGGCGCGGTGTCGGGCGAGGTGATGGCCCGCACCGGCAGCGGCGACGTGTCGGTGGCCGACGCGGCCTCGGGCACGCTCGACCTGATCACCGGCTCGGGCGACGTCCGCATCGGCATCCGCGGCGGCACGACGGCCGAGATCGACCTGACATCCAGTGGCGGCCGGGTGTCCAGCGAGCTGGACGTCGCCGACACCGCGCCCGAGGGCGGCGTGCAGCTGAAGGTCCGTGCCCGCACCGGCTCCGGCAACGCCGTGGTGACGCGCGCGGCCGGCTGA
- a CDS encoding Scr1 family TA system antitoxin-like transcriptional regulator, with product MSASLREVREARKFGLRELARALEIDPRVLSQWELGVRVPPLEEVARILGYLRADRTVTSRILSLAKHAKDPNWLDSHPADVPSALTAVVQCERSASLITNWSPLIVPGLLQTPDYARALLTASGIRVEEVDARLVVRLDRQRILSGREPVRLHAIVSELAIREVVGDEDVMSDQIDHLLAVAEAATVSLRIVPAEVVCHPGKTGMFAIYDFPGDAAIVHLEHYHASAFLHDPEGVAPYRKLAKLLAGKALSEEASKALLRDAAR from the coding sequence TTGTCCGCCTCGCTGCGCGAAGTACGCGAAGCGCGGAAATTCGGGTTACGCGAGCTGGCGCGCGCACTCGAGATCGACCCGCGGGTGCTGTCCCAGTGGGAGCTCGGGGTGCGGGTGCCGCCGCTCGAGGAGGTGGCGCGCATCCTCGGGTACCTGCGCGCGGACCGGACCGTCACCAGCCGGATCCTTTCCCTGGCCAAGCACGCCAAGGACCCCAACTGGCTGGATTCCCACCCCGCCGACGTGCCGAGTGCGCTGACGGCGGTCGTGCAGTGCGAGCGCTCGGCGAGCCTCATCACGAACTGGTCCCCGCTGATCGTCCCGGGTTTGCTGCAGACGCCCGACTACGCCCGCGCGCTGCTCACCGCCTCCGGCATCCGAGTGGAGGAGGTCGATGCGCGGCTGGTGGTTCGCTTGGACCGGCAGCGAATCCTCTCCGGACGCGAACCGGTCCGGCTGCACGCCATTGTTTCCGAGCTGGCGATCCGCGAGGTGGTCGGCGACGAAGACGTCATGTCCGACCAGATCGACCATCTGCTCGCCGTGGCCGAGGCAGCCACCGTCTCGCTGCGCATCGTGCCCGCGGAAGTGGTGTGCCACCCTGGCAAGACCGGCATGTTCGCCATCTACGACTTCCCGGGCGATGCGGCGATCGTCCACCTGGAGCATTACCACGCCAGTGCCTTCCTCCACGATCCCGAAGGTGTCGCTCCCTACCGGAAGCTCGCGAAGCTGCTGGCCGGCAAAGCACTGAGCGAAGAGGCTTCGAAAGCGTTGCTCCGGGACGCGGCGCGATAG
- a CDS encoding CU044_2847 family protein: MDDYLGTPHSAGTHIVPVQLDDRTLYVEARPVGSGDEEVAGRLLKFDGFTETLSKVANTVTDAVHAGLTKVKPAKVTVEFGCEVGMESGQLTAILVKGTAKANLKVTMEWKPGGD; encoded by the coding sequence GTGGACGACTACCTGGGGACCCCGCACTCGGCCGGAACGCACATCGTTCCCGTGCAACTCGATGACCGCACGCTCTACGTCGAGGCCCGTCCGGTGGGCAGCGGCGACGAAGAGGTCGCCGGACGGCTGCTCAAGTTCGACGGGTTCACCGAGACCCTGAGCAAGGTCGCGAACACCGTGACCGACGCCGTCCACGCCGGGCTGACGAAGGTCAAGCCCGCCAAGGTGACCGTGGAGTTCGGGTGCGAGGTCGGGATGGAGAGCGGTCAGCTGACCGCCATCCTGGTGAAGGGCACCGCGAAGGCGAACCTGAAGGTCACGATGGAATGGAAGCCCGGCGGGGACTGA
- a CDS encoding trypsin-like peptidase domain-containing protein, translated as MAGERAKLAEVLRAVTVPLIAPSGAEGTGFFVAPGVIVTCAHVITGAATGVAEVVRSIGTEHVGAMRFRVVPGTYHANDPAAADLVLLRAEQEAPAAHVLLHPAAEPGDPLWAFGYPAGRYRAGDSATLMLAGPSQRTEGAELLKTVHGPVGPGYSGGPVLNWRTGAVCGVVRYRDTERTDTARLIPVWSVFAAYPDLEPLHRAVSPGTRGWLELLDDEQIVTTGIRFPGPRLREYLEAAKAADDRHPHAELAGTEVTPPLWKVYLRQHTSRYGGSADDDPARVDADSLLATYPGVQILGGPGAGKSSLVRHLTAEIAKQWLRGEGGEFVPVPVPADALRGHRGLTELLARGVHSFDLDLDRGRLEELFAADPAPGARWLVLADGLDEIVDPSDRRVVAKLVQRLRRRGRFGFLLTTRPTGADYHTELSENDRYPTFVIEPFARHQLGEFAKAWFEALEVPDADAESARFVVRADEAGLRDLATIPLIATMMCVLYAQEPGRRLPSNRVDLYRQFVELLLDKRRATARKLLREWGGRSGAKAEHAVDELFDNALPVLREWAYAHYENAAAAFPTGRPVPTLVEVASRHVPRPPDTVPEAEWTKIVHEVFLATSLLIGRRGGPEFLHQTILEYLAAEHLVRRHPRPGRRWLPPRLQDWKNWEVELFLVGLWAAGGKDVTRVLTRMLRRRHWKHNHGFVADVIRQGLPVPDKVRDRLRRGLIEQVAHPQTLDDWREAVAELAHLDAGAAEDNLEALLREETESVARFEALRLLLDLDRSRGITAANYLVFSGRPDAEERLRVAKIVLEADRPHGLRTLIQLAAAPELRGLRLEAAQLVFAEDPERGRETLRRLVEDPGCPDPARLAAAEAICARDPGEVPATLALLSRDRTVGFETRCGAAVAARHRQRALGADLLAELAEDPRHPPAARRRAARALGDTDLRAVEILRGLALAAQGDPEERFDAASALAEVDPGAGLDVLSALARDPRLDAWQVDAAKIAAQYPGTRDRALDRLTELAGDAEAEFAIRRFAAHALHELDPVRGIDALVELATGPGASDDRMSAITDLADGRDEERAAGLLRAIVESRAESVRMRGKAAAELASLEPGLAASAYATLAQDSDLPIRRRADYAVKVTQIDRAEGIALLRQVAAAAPGEQALDVIERLEQLDRLAARAAYQRVAVSPGVGHRTRLAATNRAARLSPEPSAKSRSEAPERGGGSDDDVLRLGKKRQLQVRVARAGDRKLKPEERFAAAEAAAKLDREEGRNVLQALIDDRKTPKAVRMKAEKAMKRLR; from the coding sequence ATGGCGGGAGAACGGGCGAAGCTGGCGGAGGTCCTGCGCGCGGTCACCGTGCCGCTGATCGCGCCTTCCGGTGCCGAGGGCACGGGCTTCTTCGTCGCTCCGGGCGTCATCGTCACCTGCGCGCACGTCATCACCGGCGCCGCCACGGGGGTGGCCGAGGTCGTCCGCTCGATCGGTACTGAACACGTCGGCGCCATGCGGTTCCGGGTCGTTCCCGGCACCTACCATGCGAACGACCCCGCCGCCGCGGATCTCGTCCTGCTGCGGGCGGAGCAGGAGGCCCCTGCCGCTCACGTCTTGCTGCACCCGGCGGCCGAACCCGGGGATCCGTTGTGGGCGTTCGGCTATCCCGCGGGCCGCTACCGCGCCGGCGACTCGGCGACGCTCATGCTGGCCGGGCCGTCGCAGCGGACCGAGGGCGCCGAACTGCTGAAGACCGTCCACGGGCCGGTCGGGCCCGGCTACAGCGGCGGCCCGGTGCTGAACTGGCGGACCGGGGCCGTCTGCGGCGTCGTGCGCTACCGGGACACCGAACGCACCGACACGGCGCGGCTCATTCCGGTGTGGTCCGTCTTCGCGGCCTACCCCGACCTCGAGCCGCTCCACCGGGCGGTGTCGCCGGGCACTCGCGGCTGGCTGGAGCTGCTCGACGATGAACAGATCGTCACGACGGGGATCCGGTTTCCCGGGCCGCGGCTGCGGGAGTACCTCGAGGCGGCCAAGGCGGCGGACGACCGGCACCCGCACGCCGAGCTGGCCGGCACCGAGGTGACCCCACCGCTGTGGAAGGTGTACCTGCGCCAGCACACCAGCCGCTACGGCGGCTCGGCCGACGACGACCCGGCGCGGGTCGACGCGGACAGTCTCCTGGCGACCTACCCCGGCGTGCAGATCCTCGGCGGTCCGGGCGCCGGCAAGTCGAGCCTGGTCCGGCACCTGACCGCGGAGATCGCGAAGCAATGGCTCCGCGGCGAAGGCGGCGAGTTCGTGCCCGTCCCGGTGCCCGCGGACGCGCTGCGGGGCCATCGCGGCCTGACCGAGCTGCTGGCCCGTGGCGTGCACAGCTTCGACCTGGACCTCGACCGCGGCCGGCTGGAAGAGCTGTTCGCCGCCGACCCGGCACCGGGCGCGCGCTGGCTCGTGCTGGCCGACGGGCTCGACGAGATCGTCGATCCGTCCGACCGCCGCGTCGTCGCGAAACTGGTGCAACGGCTTCGACGGCGGGGCCGGTTCGGTTTCCTGCTCACCACCAGGCCGACCGGGGCGGACTACCACACCGAGCTTTCGGAGAACGACCGCTATCCGACGTTCGTCATCGAGCCGTTCGCCCGGCATCAGCTCGGCGAATTCGCGAAGGCGTGGTTCGAAGCCCTCGAAGTGCCGGACGCCGATGCCGAATCGGCCCGCTTCGTGGTCCGCGCCGACGAAGCCGGGCTACGGGACCTTGCCACGATTCCGCTGATCGCCACGATGATGTGCGTGCTGTACGCGCAGGAACCCGGGCGGCGGCTGCCCTCCAACCGGGTCGACCTGTACCGGCAGTTCGTCGAACTGCTGCTCGACAAGCGCCGGGCCACCGCGCGCAAGCTCCTGCGGGAGTGGGGCGGGCGGAGTGGTGCGAAGGCCGAGCATGCCGTCGACGAGCTGTTCGACAACGCCCTTCCGGTTTTGCGTGAGTGGGCGTACGCGCACTACGAGAACGCGGCTGCAGCGTTCCCGACCGGACGCCCGGTGCCGACCCTGGTCGAGGTCGCGTCCCGGCACGTGCCGAGGCCACCGGACACCGTCCCGGAGGCCGAGTGGACGAAGATCGTCCATGAGGTGTTCCTGGCCACCAGCCTGCTCATCGGCCGGCGCGGCGGTCCGGAGTTCCTGCACCAGACCATCCTCGAGTACCTCGCCGCCGAACACCTGGTGCGCCGCCACCCCCGGCCGGGACGGCGGTGGCTGCCGCCCCGGCTGCAGGACTGGAAGAACTGGGAGGTCGAGCTGTTCCTGGTCGGCCTGTGGGCGGCGGGCGGCAAGGACGTGACGCGGGTGCTGACCCGCATGCTCCGGCGGCGGCACTGGAAGCACAACCACGGCTTCGTGGCCGACGTGATCCGCCAGGGGCTGCCGGTACCGGACAAGGTCCGTGACCGGCTCCGCCGCGGGCTGATCGAGCAGGTCGCCCACCCGCAGACGCTGGACGACTGGCGGGAGGCCGTCGCCGAGCTCGCCCACCTCGACGCCGGTGCCGCCGAGGACAACCTGGAAGCCCTTCTCCGCGAGGAAACCGAGAGCGTGGCGCGCTTCGAGGCGCTGCGGCTTCTGCTCGACCTGGACCGGAGCCGGGGCATCACGGCCGCCAACTACCTCGTCTTCAGCGGCCGGCCGGACGCCGAAGAGCGGCTGCGCGTGGCCAAGATCGTCCTCGAGGCCGACCGGCCGCACGGGCTGCGCACCTTGATCCAGCTGGCCGCCGCCCCGGAGTTGCGTGGGCTCCGGCTGGAGGCCGCGCAGCTGGTGTTCGCCGAAGACCCCGAGCGCGGCCGGGAAACCCTCCGCCGGCTGGTCGAGGACCCCGGCTGCCCGGACCCGGCGCGGCTGGCCGCGGCCGAGGCGATCTGCGCCCGTGACCCCGGCGAGGTGCCGGCCACGTTGGCGTTGCTGAGCAGGGACCGCACCGTCGGGTTCGAGACCCGGTGTGGCGCGGCCGTGGCGGCTCGGCACCGCCAGCGCGCGCTGGGGGCCGACCTGCTGGCCGAGCTCGCGGAGGACCCCCGGCACCCCCCGGCGGCGCGGCGCCGCGCCGCCCGGGCGCTGGGCGACACCGACCTGCGAGCGGTGGAGATCCTGCGCGGGCTGGCACTGGCCGCGCAGGGCGATCCCGAGGAACGGTTCGACGCGGCGAGCGCACTGGCCGAGGTCGATCCGGGCGCGGGACTCGACGTGCTCTCGGCCCTCGCCCGCGATCCCCGGCTCGACGCGTGGCAGGTCGACGCGGCCAAGATCGCCGCGCAGTACCCCGGCACACGGGACCGGGCGCTCGACCGGTTGACCGAGCTGGCCGGGGACGCGGAAGCCGAATTCGCGATCCGCCGCTTCGCCGCGCACGCGCTCCACGAGCTCGACCCGGTCCGCGGCATCGACGCGCTCGTCGAGCTCGCGACCGGCCCGGGTGCCTCGGACGACCGGATGTCCGCCATCACCGACCTCGCCGACGGGCGGGACGAAGAGCGGGCCGCCGGCCTGCTCCGGGCGATCGTGGAGAGCCGCGCCGAATCGGTGCGGATGCGTGGCAAGGCGGCCGCGGAGCTGGCGTCGCTCGAACCCGGGCTCGCGGCGAGCGCCTACGCGACCCTGGCCCAGGACAGCGACTTGCCGATCCGCCGCCGGGCCGACTACGCGGTCAAGGTCACCCAGATCGACCGGGCGGAAGGGATCGCGTTGCTCCGGCAGGTCGCGGCCGCGGCGCCGGGGGAGCAGGCGCTTGACGTCATCGAGCGGCTGGAGCAGCTCGATCGCCTGGCCGCGAGGGCTGCGTACCAGCGCGTCGCCGTATCGCCAGGCGTGGGTCACCGGACCCGCCTGGCCGCGACGAACCGGGCCGCCCGGTTGTCGCCGGAACCATCGGCGAAGTCCCGGTCGGAGGCGCCGGAACGTGGCGGCGGGAGCGACGACGACGTCTTGCGCCTCGGCAAGAAGCGGCAGCTGCAGGTGCGCGTCGCCCGAGCCGGGGATCGCAAGCTCAAGCCCGAAGAGCGGTTCGCCGCCGCCGAAGCGGCGGCGAAGCTCGATCGCGAGGAGGGCAGGAACGTCCTGCAAGCCCTGATCGACGACCGCAAGACACCCAAAGCCGTCCGCATGAAAGCGGAGAAGGCGATGAAGCGGCTTCGCTGA
- a CDS encoding M16 family metallopeptidase, producing the protein MARQVSGHEQPVGTTRTLESSSDGAVVKRSVLPGGLRVITEHVPASRSATVGLWVGIGSRDEPVAVAGAAHYLEHLLFKGTKNRDATQIAEEIDAVGGEFNAFTAKEHTCYYAQVLDADLPLAMDLVTDVVFEALCTDRDMDMERSVVLEEISMRDDDPEDLLHETFVSAILGEHPLGRPVLGTEKSIIGMSPSALRNFYKRRYTLPRMVLSVAGNIDHNQVLRLVRKALGGRLTGSATPFAPREGRARIKTVPKLALHTDDTEQAHVMLGLRSLSRHDDRRFALSVLNAALGGGMSSRLFQEIREQRGLAYQVYSSVASYADTGHMAVYAGCQPEKLGDVAGVIREVLDKVGVDGLTDAEVARAKGQLRGGLVLGLEDTSSRMSRVGKNELNYGRYLGVDDTVARIDAVTTEDVCALARTLFARPGGVSAAAVVGPYAHADDLPDDLHEVIAS; encoded by the coding sequence ATGGCACGGCAGGTTTCCGGGCACGAGCAGCCCGTCGGCACCACTCGCACGCTCGAGTCCAGTTCGGACGGTGCGGTCGTCAAGCGCAGCGTCCTGCCCGGCGGCCTGCGGGTGATCACCGAGCACGTCCCGGCGTCCCGGTCGGCCACGGTCGGGCTCTGGGTCGGCATCGGCTCGCGCGACGAGCCGGTCGCGGTCGCCGGCGCCGCGCACTACCTCGAGCACCTGCTGTTCAAGGGCACGAAGAACCGCGACGCCACGCAGATCGCCGAGGAGATCGACGCCGTCGGCGGCGAGTTCAACGCCTTCACGGCCAAAGAGCACACCTGCTACTACGCGCAGGTCCTCGACGCCGACCTGCCGCTCGCCATGGACCTGGTCACCGACGTCGTGTTCGAGGCGCTCTGCACCGACCGCGACATGGACATGGAACGCAGCGTCGTCCTCGAAGAGATCTCGATGCGCGACGACGACCCCGAGGACCTGCTGCACGAGACGTTCGTCAGCGCCATCCTGGGCGAGCACCCGCTCGGCCGCCCGGTGCTCGGCACCGAGAAGTCGATCATCGGCATGTCGCCGTCGGCGCTGCGGAACTTCTACAAGCGCCGCTACACGCTGCCGCGGATGGTCCTGTCCGTGGCCGGGAACATCGACCACAACCAGGTGCTCCGGCTGGTCCGCAAGGCGCTCGGCGGCCGGCTGACCGGCTCGGCCACGCCGTTCGCGCCCCGCGAAGGCCGGGCCCGGATCAAGACCGTCCCGAAGCTGGCCCTGCACACCGACGACACCGAGCAGGCGCACGTGATGCTCGGCCTGCGGTCGCTGTCGCGCCACGACGACCGCCGGTTCGCGCTCTCGGTGCTCAACGCCGCGTTGGGCGGCGGCATGTCCTCGCGGCTGTTCCAGGAGATCCGGGAGCAGCGCGGGCTGGCCTACCAGGTGTACTCGTCGGTCGCGAGCTACGCCGACACCGGGCACATGGCCGTGTACGCGGGCTGCCAGCCGGAGAAGCTCGGCGACGTCGCCGGCGTCATCCGCGAGGTCCTCGACAAGGTCGGCGTCGACGGCCTGACCGACGCCGAGGTGGCCCGCGCGAAAGGCCAGCTGCGCGGCGGGCTCGTGCTCGGGCTCGAAGACACCTCGTCGCGGATGTCGCGGGTCGGCAAGAACGAGCTCAACTACGGCCGCTACCTGGGCGTCGACGACACGGTCGCCCGTATCGACGCCGTCACCACCGAAGACGTGTGTGCGCTGGCTCGCACTTTGTTCGCACGGCCGGGCGGGGTCTCGGCGGCGGCGGTCGTCGGGCCGTACGCTCACGCCGACGACCTTCCTGACGACCTGCACGAGGTGATCGCTTCATGA
- a CDS encoding tetratricopeptide repeat protein, which yields MKARNTALLLTAALVVYLVLLADRAVMLFGSGTGTGIALGAGVLLLPLLGVWVIVVTWRNGLQIQRLSRRLDEEGALPDVSDLPRRPSGRVDRAAADAWFEERRAEVEADRGNWRAWYKLAYAYDIAGDRRRARETMKKAVELEAADR from the coding sequence GTGAAGGCACGCAACACGGCGCTGCTGCTGACGGCGGCGCTGGTCGTCTACCTGGTCCTGCTGGCCGACCGGGCGGTCATGCTGTTCGGATCCGGGACGGGCACCGGCATCGCGTTGGGCGCCGGCGTCCTGCTGCTGCCGCTGCTGGGCGTCTGGGTCATCGTCGTGACCTGGCGCAACGGGCTGCAGATCCAGCGGCTGTCCCGGCGCTTGGACGAAGAAGGCGCCCTGCCGGACGTCTCGGATCTCCCGCGACGGCCGTCGGGCCGGGTGGACCGCGCGGCGGCCGACGCGTGGTTCGAGGAGCGCCGCGCGGAGGTCGAGGCCGACCGGGGCAACTGGCGCGCCTGGTACAAACTGGCGTACGCCTACGACATCGCGGGCGACCGCCGGCGTGCCCGCGAGACGATGAAGAAAGCCGTCGAACTGGAGGCGGCCGACCGCTGA
- a CDS encoding winged helix-turn-helix domain-containing protein: MQTISVKTARKTFLAAQGFADPRPSVAPSRRHLKRVLSRVQLLQLDSVNVAVRAHYMPVFSRLGAYDPALLDTAAWSHSARQPRMLVETWAHEASLLPIEDWPLIRSGAKRDGWWRHYGPLIEKSPGLVDEILSVVKELGPIGAGGIEREVAADAQRRGPGSWWERSEVKRVCEYLFGIGQLTTGTRRSFERLYDLTERVVPPEILARSVTAEEGARELIERSARALGVATETDLRDYYRLGPGPARQAVAELVEAGVLEPVEVHGWKPTAYRHTASRTPRSVPGRALLCPFDPLIWERARTERLFGFRYRIEIYVPEPKRVYGYYVFPFLLDGELVARVDLKSDRAAGVLRVQGAFAEEGVDVAHVLPELAAELKHMAEWLGLSGVAVGPRGDLAPALKKVVR; this comes from the coding sequence ATGCAAACGATCAGCGTCAAGACGGCCCGGAAGACCTTCCTGGCCGCACAGGGCTTCGCCGACCCGCGTCCGTCCGTCGCGCCTTCGCGGCGGCACCTGAAACGGGTGCTCTCGCGGGTCCAGCTGCTGCAGCTGGACTCGGTGAACGTCGCGGTCAGGGCGCACTACATGCCGGTGTTCTCGCGGCTCGGGGCGTACGACCCGGCGCTGCTGGACACGGCGGCGTGGTCGCACTCGGCGCGGCAGCCCCGGATGCTGGTCGAGACGTGGGCGCACGAGGCGAGCCTGCTGCCGATCGAGGACTGGCCGCTGATCCGGTCGGGCGCGAAGCGTGACGGCTGGTGGCGCCACTACGGCCCGCTGATCGAGAAGTCGCCGGGGCTGGTCGACGAGATCCTGTCGGTGGTCAAGGAGCTGGGCCCGATCGGCGCGGGCGGCATCGAGCGCGAGGTGGCGGCGGACGCCCAGCGCCGCGGCCCCGGCTCGTGGTGGGAGCGCTCGGAGGTCAAGCGGGTCTGCGAATACCTGTTCGGCATCGGGCAGCTGACCACGGGCACGCGCCGGTCGTTCGAGCGGCTCTACGACCTCACCGAGCGGGTGGTGCCGCCGGAGATCCTGGCCCGCTCGGTGACCGCGGAGGAGGGCGCGCGCGAGCTGATCGAGCGGTCGGCGCGGGCGCTGGGCGTGGCGACGGAGACGGACCTGCGCGACTACTACCGCCTCGGCCCGGGGCCGGCCCGCCAGGCGGTGGCGGAGCTGGTGGAGGCGGGCGTCCTGGAACCGGTCGAGGTGCACGGCTGGAAACCAACGGCGTACCGCCACACGGCGTCGCGTACGCCGCGGTCGGTGCCGGGCCGGGCGCTGCTGTGCCCGTTCGACCCGCTGATCTGGGAAAGAGCCCGCACCGAGCGCCTGTTCGGCTTCCGGTACCGCATCGAGATCTACGTCCCGGAGCCGAAGCGGGTGTACGGGTATTACGTGTTCCCGTTCCTCCTGGACGGCGAGCTGGTGGCACGCGTGGATCTGAAGTCCGACCGCGCGGCGGGCGTGCTGCGGGTGCAGGGAGCGTTCGCGGAGGAAGGGGTGGACGTGGCCCACGTGCTCCCGGAGCTGGCGGCGGAGCTGAAGCACATGGCGGAATGGCTGGGCTTGTCCGGCGTGGCGGTGGGTCCCCGCGGCGACCTGGCCCCGGCGCTGAAGAAGGTGGTGCGCTGA
- the dapB gene encoding 4-hydroxy-tetrahydrodipicolinate reductase, which produces MTINVGVLGARGRMGATVVNAVEGASDMKLVAALDAGDDFAPLADAQVVVDFTHPDAVMDNLKYLVEHDIHAVVGTTAFSEERLATLRSWLEPKPSLGVLIAPNFALGAVLAMRFAAQAAKFYASAEVIELHHNRKADAPSGTAAHTARMIAAARAEAGVTPGPDATTSELDGARGAAVEGVHVHSVRLPGLVAHEEILFGGEGETLTIRHDSLDRTSFMPGVLFGVRTVLTRPGLTVGLENVLDL; this is translated from the coding sequence ATGACCATCAACGTCGGTGTGCTCGGCGCTCGCGGCCGCATGGGCGCGACGGTGGTGAACGCTGTCGAAGGCGCTTCGGACATGAAGCTCGTCGCGGCGCTGGACGCGGGCGACGACTTCGCGCCGCTCGCGGACGCCCAGGTCGTCGTCGACTTCACCCACCCCGACGCCGTCATGGACAACCTGAAGTACCTGGTCGAGCACGACATCCACGCGGTCGTCGGCACCACCGCCTTCAGTGAGGAGCGGCTGGCCACCCTGCGGAGCTGGCTGGAGCCGAAGCCGTCCCTGGGCGTGCTGATCGCGCCGAACTTCGCCCTCGGCGCGGTCCTGGCGATGCGCTTCGCGGCCCAGGCGGCGAAGTTCTACGCCTCGGCCGAGGTCATCGAACTGCACCACAACCGCAAGGCCGACGCGCCTTCGGGCACCGCGGCGCACACCGCGCGGATGATCGCCGCCGCGCGCGCCGAGGCCGGCGTGACGCCGGGCCCGGACGCGACGACGTCCGAGCTGGACGGTGCCCGCGGCGCGGCGGTCGAGGGCGTCCACGTCCACTCGGTCCGGCTGCCGGGCCTGGTCGCGCACGAGGAGATCCTGTTCGGCGGCGAGGGCGAGACCCTGACCATCCGCCACGACTCCCTCGACCGGACGTCGTTCATGCCGGGCGTGCTGTTCGGGGTCCGCACGGTCCTGACGCGCCCCGGCCTGACGGTCGGCCTGGAAAACGTGCTCGACCTGTGA